A single region of the Streptomyces sp. NBC_00425 genome encodes:
- a CDS encoding tyrosine-type recombinase/integrase: MEPADADGYFGKVLRGSPSGTRLARAQALTTSFLFLELRHKVEIHRMTGRVVECPIDEMNRPRGSKDAALRIPPTAPEIKTLFTGWGGELATCRKFAPTARNYTASKLLSQVGLWVSEACELDLADVKWDLGRFGKLHVRHGKGARGSGPRERMVPLINGADRMLRWFIEDVWGQFDDDHPRPAAPLLPSERKNTDSSSRRVGDDALRNGLATAAKAHLPGWADTLTPHVLRHFCASELYLGGLDLLGIQEVLGHSWIATTMKYIHVQQTRVEDAWVTGQQRAAKRLEGLMG; the protein is encoded by the coding sequence ATGGAGCCGGCCGATGCCGACGGGTACTTCGGGAAGGTGCTGCGGGGCTCGCCGAGCGGCACCCGGCTGGCCCGCGCGCAGGCGCTGACCACGTCCTTCCTGTTCCTGGAGCTGCGGCACAAGGTCGAGATCCACCGGATGACCGGTCGGGTCGTCGAGTGCCCGATCGACGAGATGAACCGCCCGCGGGGATCCAAGGACGCCGCCCTGCGGATCCCGCCGACCGCGCCGGAGATCAAGACACTGTTCACCGGCTGGGGCGGCGAGCTGGCAACCTGCCGCAAGTTCGCCCCCACCGCGCGGAACTACACCGCATCGAAGCTGCTGTCGCAGGTCGGACTCTGGGTGAGCGAGGCATGCGAACTCGACCTGGCCGACGTCAAGTGGGACCTGGGCCGCTTCGGCAAGCTCCATGTCCGCCACGGCAAAGGCGCCCGCGGCTCGGGCCCGCGCGAGCGGATGGTGCCGCTGATCAACGGCGCCGACCGCATGCTGCGGTGGTTCATCGAGGACGTGTGGGGCCAGTTCGACGACGACCACCCCCGCCCCGCCGCCCCTCTGCTCCCCTCCGAGCGCAAGAACACCGACAGCTCCTCGCGCCGCGTCGGCGACGACGCCTTGCGCAACGGTCTGGCCACCGCGGCGAAAGCCCATCTGCCCGGCTGGGCCGACACGCTGACTCCGCACGTCCTGCGGCACTTCTGCGCGTCCGAGCTCTACCTCGGAGGGCTTGATCTGCTCGGGATCCAAGAAGTCCTCGGACACTCATGGATCGCCACCACGATGAAGTACATCCACGTCCAGCAGACCCGGGTCGAGGACGCCTGGGTGACCGGGCAGCAGCGGGCCGCGAAGCGGCTGGAAGGACTGATGGGATGA
- a CDS encoding MerR family DNA-binding protein: protein MMLRVKQIRHLRDAGLSSEGIAYLLPCATGEAPELLGCPELLSAMRSRLQPLDDQMATLAQSRDALADYIDAAERMGSESYPPFDDADPEPVPA, encoded by the coding sequence ATGATGTTGCGGGTGAAGCAGATCCGGCACCTGCGCGATGCCGGTCTGTCCTCCGAGGGCATCGCGTACCTGCTGCCCTGCGCGACTGGCGAGGCCCCAGAGCTGCTCGGATGTCCCGAGTTGCTATCCGCGATGCGGTCACGGCTCCAGCCACTGGACGATCAGATGGCCACGCTCGCTCAATCCCGCGACGCCCTTGCCGACTACATTGATGCGGCCGAGCGCATGGGCAGCGAGAGCTATCCACCCTTTGACGATGCCGACCCGGAGCCCGTCCCCGCCTGA
- a CDS encoding nucleotidyltransferase domain-containing protein encodes MDVNPVDQARRVAHGRFPDALSVILAGSTAAGRTTASSDLDLAILIGDGGETRRETIRFEGRVVEFFVHTRAGLVDLFAADVASRRAVLQSMYATGLVLVDTNGEAGRARALAEADLREGPPALEPQTVETKRYGLTDALDDLADTSDRFERLAVAGFVLSAAADLLCDYHHAWIGGGKWLPRRLLEADDQRGAALLEGHLHLCESGDPTLMMDAVSEILDLVGGPLREGYHRTWRGVIESVAATTGR; translated from the coding sequence ATGGACGTGAACCCCGTTGACCAGGCGCGACGTGTTGCCCATGGCCGTTTCCCCGATGCGCTGAGCGTGATTCTTGCCGGGTCGACGGCCGCCGGGCGAACCACTGCCAGTAGTGACCTAGACCTTGCGATACTCATCGGGGACGGTGGCGAGACTCGCCGGGAGACGATCCGGTTCGAGGGCCGTGTCGTGGAGTTCTTCGTCCATACCCGTGCCGGTCTCGTGGACCTCTTCGCTGCGGATGTTGCTTCGCGTCGTGCGGTCCTGCAGAGCATGTATGCCACCGGTCTCGTCCTCGTCGATACAAATGGTGAGGCCGGGCGTGCCCGTGCCCTGGCCGAAGCGGACCTCCGCGAGGGTCCGCCGGCACTGGAACCGCAGACAGTCGAAACGAAGAGGTATGGGCTGACGGACGCGCTGGACGATCTCGCCGACACGAGTGACCGATTCGAGCGCCTTGCGGTGGCCGGGTTCGTTCTCAGTGCTGCGGCCGATCTGCTCTGCGACTACCACCACGCGTGGATCGGCGGAGGGAAGTGGCTACCACGGCGTCTTCTGGAGGCGGACGATCAGCGCGGGGCCGCCCTGCTTGAAGGGCACCTGCATCTGTGTGAGTCGGGAGACCCGACGCTGATGATGGACGCAGTATCGGAAATCCTCGACCTTGTCGGCGGGCCGCTTCGCGAGGGCTATCACCGGACCTGGCGGGGCGTCATTGAATCGGTTGCCGCTACTACCGGGCGTTGA
- a CDS encoding AraC family transcriptional regulator → MTEATRPENGTTRSTSATIAPNILRYLDQITEEYGVDLQPELDEVGLTETLMRSAALRVSYRQGSAVIRRAVELTGDENLGLRVGAAQHLTAWGLLGFAMLASDTLRVAIEAGVRFQNVSGAMTVWSAGREGSDYVVRADLPDPMVDPNVAVFLVEEAFSSVVTLGRLAADAGLAPQEVHFAFAAPRDVRPFRDLFRCPLHFGASRNRLVVPQAWINRPMPGRDPVTYASTLELLEGQMASRRRQQDLLEILEISVAQSLPVVPSFSEQARRHASSERTLRRRLADCATSYEAIVDGVRRERVEQLLHRPRLTLREVARQSGFSDERALRRAVRRWHGMAPLQLREGFSSQTAGTTPSQGRGELRDQPQPDP, encoded by the coding sequence ATGACCGAGGCAACCCGTCCGGAGAACGGCACCACCCGCAGCACGTCGGCGACGATCGCCCCGAACATCCTGCGCTACCTGGACCAGATCACCGAGGAGTACGGAGTCGACCTACAGCCGGAACTGGACGAGGTCGGTCTCACCGAGACCCTGATGCGCTCGGCGGCCCTGCGCGTCTCCTACCGCCAGGGCAGTGCCGTCATCCGGCGCGCTGTCGAACTCACCGGGGACGAGAACCTGGGCCTGCGGGTCGGAGCCGCACAGCACCTCACCGCCTGGGGGCTGCTGGGCTTCGCCATGCTCGCCAGTGACACCCTCAGGGTCGCCATCGAGGCGGGGGTACGCTTCCAGAACGTGTCCGGGGCCATGACGGTCTGGTCGGCGGGCCGGGAGGGCTCCGACTACGTGGTCCGAGCCGACCTCCCGGACCCCATGGTCGACCCGAACGTCGCCGTCTTCCTTGTCGAGGAGGCGTTCTCGAGCGTCGTCACCCTGGGCCGCCTCGCCGCCGACGCCGGCCTCGCACCCCAGGAGGTCCACTTCGCCTTCGCCGCCCCGCGCGACGTCCGGCCCTTCCGCGACCTCTTCCGCTGCCCCCTGCACTTCGGCGCCTCCCGCAACCGGCTGGTGGTACCGCAGGCATGGATCAACCGGCCGATGCCGGGCCGCGATCCGGTCACCTACGCCTCGACCCTCGAACTCCTCGAAGGGCAGATGGCCTCACGCCGGCGGCAGCAGGACCTGCTGGAGATCCTGGAGATCTCCGTCGCGCAGAGCCTCCCGGTCGTCCCCTCCTTCTCCGAGCAGGCCCGTAGACACGCGTCGAGCGAGCGGACGCTGCGCCGCCGCCTGGCCGACTGCGCCACCTCCTACGAGGCGATCGTCGACGGCGTCCGGCGTGAGCGCGTCGAACAGCTGCTACACCGCCCTCGCCTCACCCTCCGCGAGGTGGCCCGCCAGTCGGGCTTCTCCGACGAACGCGCCCTGCGCCGGGCTGTCCGCCGCTGGCACGGCATGGCACCGTTGCAGCTGCGCGAGGGCTTCTCTTCGCAGACGGCGGGAACAACGCCGAGTCAGGGGCGCGGGGAACTACGTGACCAGCCGCAACCGGACCCGTAG
- a CDS encoding aldehyde dehydrogenase family protein, whose translation MTVATHTNDRLLTVINPATGETLDTLPAATAGEVDTAVDQAQRAFDSGVWAARPPRERAAVLLRLAELMERDAEILARLDCEDAGKPITECRTGDVPGAIESIRWFAEVADKVFGRTAPTSHDHLGLMSREPVGAVAAVLPWNYPLAMAAWKIGPALAAGNSLLLKPAEATPRSALHVARLATEAGLPDGTLAVLPGYGAEAGRALARHPGIGALSFTGSTATGRRILADAAETNFKRVSLEMGGKSPQVLMPDALDFDVDLIDDMIEAAFLTMGQNCTAGSRILVHEDIAAQVVERFTAAAGALVIGDPAEPDTRTGPLISTAARDRVAGAVDEAVAAGAVAHTAGLPAGLHPHGAYYPPTVVVGATDGSRVLTEELFGPVVTVQTFASEQEAIRTANATPYGLAASLWTHDLDTAFRLARGIQAGVVSVNSYSEGDITAPFGGWKQSGFGGAERSTDAFAQWTREKTVWIRTR comes from the coding sequence ATGACCGTGGCCACGCATACGAACGACCGCCTGCTCACCGTCATCAACCCGGCCACCGGGGAGACCCTCGACACCCTGCCCGCCGCCACCGCGGGCGAGGTGGACACGGCCGTGGACCAGGCGCAGCGCGCCTTCGACAGCGGGGTGTGGGCGGCTCGGCCGCCCCGGGAGCGGGCCGCGGTCCTGCTGCGCCTCGCCGAGCTGATGGAACGCGACGCCGAGATCCTGGCCCGCCTGGACTGCGAGGACGCGGGCAAACCCATCACGGAGTGCCGTACCGGCGATGTGCCAGGCGCGATCGAGTCGATCCGCTGGTTCGCGGAGGTGGCCGACAAGGTCTTCGGCCGCACCGCCCCCACCAGCCATGACCACCTGGGTCTGATGAGCCGGGAACCCGTCGGAGCGGTCGCCGCCGTCCTCCCCTGGAACTACCCGCTCGCCATGGCCGCCTGGAAGATCGGGCCCGCCCTCGCCGCGGGCAACAGCCTGCTGCTCAAGCCTGCCGAGGCGACCCCGCGCTCGGCCCTCCACGTGGCCCGGCTGGCGACGGAGGCGGGGCTGCCGGACGGCACCCTCGCCGTGCTGCCCGGCTACGGCGCGGAAGCCGGCCGGGCGCTCGCCCGCCACCCCGGGATCGGCGCGCTCTCGTTCACCGGCTCGACGGCGACCGGACGGCGGATCCTGGCCGACGCCGCGGAGACCAACTTCAAGCGGGTCTCCCTGGAGATGGGCGGCAAGAGCCCCCAGGTGCTCATGCCGGACGCGCTCGACTTCGACGTCGACCTCATCGACGACATGATCGAGGCCGCGTTCCTGACGATGGGACAGAACTGCACGGCCGGCTCCCGGATCCTGGTCCACGAGGACATCGCCGCCCAGGTCGTGGAACGGTTCACGGCCGCCGCCGGGGCCCTGGTCATCGGCGACCCGGCCGAGCCGGACACCCGCACGGGACCGCTGATCAGCACTGCGGCGCGAGACCGGGTCGCCGGCGCCGTGGACGAGGCGGTCGCCGCCGGAGCCGTGGCCCACACCGCCGGGTTGCCGGCGGGCCTGCACCCGCACGGGGCCTACTACCCGCCCACCGTCGTCGTCGGCGCCACCGACGGCAGCCGGGTCCTCACGGAGGAACTGTTCGGTCCCGTGGTCACCGTCCAGACCTTCGCCTCCGAGCAGGAGGCGATCCGGACGGCGAACGCCACCCCTTACGGCCTTGCCGCCTCACTGTGGACCCACGACCTCGACACCGCCTTCCGCCTCGCCCGTGGCATCCAGGCCGGAGTGGTCTCCGTCAACTCCTACAGCGAGGGCGACATCACCGCCCCCTTCGGCGGCTGGAAGCAGTCCGGATTCGGCGGGGCGGAGCGGTCCACGGACGCCTTCGCGCAGTGGACCAGGGAGAAGACCGTCTGGATCCGTACCCGCTAG
- a CDS encoding SDR family NAD(P)-dependent oxidoreductase codes for MSGYDYTGKVMLVTGGAGGIGSALCRRFAIGGAVCVVVDIAGERARRVAESLPGAGHLGLGCDLLDRAGVADLFEQVAAAFGRLDVLVNNVGMTSTERFDVRTVESIEREIDLNMISPLVATRLAVPLLMASADPRVVTTVSLAGIFPQGETPIYAASKFGLRGAMLSIALDLGTKGIRVGSVLPSATDTPMLRREAVDGGNSLQFQDPPQQPSGVVAAVVSLLDRPRLEAYPRVGESVMVRFSMLMPNLLPRLLPLFRKRGERGLARYLEDLRRRGLARQVDGRWELVQEA; via the coding sequence ATGAGCGGCTACGACTACACCGGCAAGGTGATGCTGGTGACCGGCGGCGCGGGTGGCATCGGCAGCGCGCTGTGCCGGCGGTTCGCGATCGGCGGCGCGGTGTGCGTCGTCGTCGACATCGCCGGTGAGCGCGCGCGGCGGGTCGCAGAATCCCTGCCCGGCGCCGGTCACCTGGGCCTCGGCTGCGACCTGCTGGACCGGGCCGGGGTCGCGGACCTCTTCGAACAGGTCGCCGCCGCCTTCGGCCGCCTCGATGTGCTGGTCAACAACGTCGGTATGACCAGCACCGAGCGGTTCGACGTGCGCACGGTGGAGAGCATCGAGAGGGAGATCGACCTCAACATGATCTCCCCGCTGGTGGCCACCCGGCTGGCCGTTCCCCTGCTGATGGCCTCCGCCGATCCCCGCGTCGTCACCACCGTGTCCCTCGCCGGCATCTTCCCCCAGGGGGAGACTCCGATCTACGCGGCGTCGAAGTTCGGGCTGCGCGGCGCGATGCTGTCCATCGCCCTCGACCTGGGCACCAAGGGCATTCGCGTCGGCTCGGTGCTGCCGTCGGCCACCGACACCCCGATGCTGCGCCGGGAGGCCGTCGACGGCGGCAACTCCCTGCAGTTCCAGGACCCGCCGCAGCAGCCGTCCGGCGTCGTCGCCGCGGTGGTGAGCCTGCTCGACCGGCCGCGGCTCGAGGCGTATCCACGCGTCGGCGAATCGGTCATGGTCCGCTTCTCCATGCTCATGCCGAACCTTCTGCCACGGCTTCTGCCGCTCTTCCGCAAACGCGGCGAGCGTGGCCTGGCCCGGTATCTGGAGGATCTGCGCCGCAGAGGACTGGCCCGGCAGGTCGACGGCCGCTGGGAACTGGTGCAGGAGGCATGA
- a CDS encoding flavin-containing monooxygenase, whose amino-acid sequence MKESEIDTCVIGAGPAGLAVARALGERRLPYTHIERHTGPGGLWDIDNPGSPMYESAHFVSSKTVSGFGGWPMPDHFADYPPQRQILSYLTSFADAYGLSERIEFGTAVRDIAKNADGTWTVTRADGRPSRHAQVVVCTGSQWHPNIPEIPGDFSGEIRHTLGYRSSDELRGKRVLVVGAGNSGCDIGCDAARAADHAEISMRRGYWFIPKHLFGRPVDTLEGVGPRMPKWLEQRLFGTLLRIVNGDPTRLGLQKPDHKLFEAHPTVNSMLLHHLQHGDITARPGVLRAEGRTVHFTDGSRNDFDLILLATGYVHKVPVAQTYFGDEQHPDLYLSSFSREHEGLFGVGFIETNSGAYQLFDAQAQLIAGFVQDTRRGLPNAARFARMIRSDRPDLTGGLRFVDSPRHTGYVDSAAYTKYLTKTAAAMGWPTEGRPPAMRADRSKETVA is encoded by the coding sequence GTGAAGGAGTCCGAAATCGACACATGTGTCATCGGTGCCGGTCCCGCTGGGCTGGCAGTGGCACGGGCGCTCGGTGAGCGACGGCTTCCCTACACGCACATCGAGCGGCACACCGGTCCGGGTGGCCTGTGGGACATCGACAACCCGGGCAGCCCGATGTACGAGTCGGCCCATTTCGTCTCCAGCAAGACCGTCTCGGGCTTCGGAGGCTGGCCGATGCCCGACCACTTCGCCGACTACCCGCCGCAGCGGCAGATCCTGTCGTATCTGACGTCGTTCGCCGACGCGTACGGGCTCTCGGAACGCATCGAGTTCGGCACCGCGGTGCGCGACATAGCGAAGAACGCGGACGGCACCTGGACGGTCACCCGTGCCGACGGGCGCCCCAGTCGGCACGCGCAGGTGGTGGTCTGCACCGGCTCGCAGTGGCACCCCAACATCCCCGAGATCCCGGGTGACTTCAGCGGCGAGATCCGGCACACGCTCGGCTACCGCAGCAGCGACGAACTGCGCGGCAAGCGGGTCCTGGTGGTCGGCGCGGGCAACTCGGGCTGCGACATCGGCTGCGACGCGGCCCGTGCCGCCGACCACGCGGAGATCAGCATGCGCCGCGGTTACTGGTTCATCCCCAAGCACCTGTTCGGCAGGCCCGTGGACACCCTCGAAGGTGTCGGGCCCCGGATGCCGAAGTGGCTGGAGCAGAGGCTGTTCGGCACGCTCCTGCGGATCGTCAACGGCGATCCGACCCGCCTCGGCCTGCAGAAGCCGGACCACAAGCTCTTCGAGGCCCACCCCACGGTCAACTCGATGCTCCTGCACCACCTGCAGCACGGCGACATCACCGCGCGGCCGGGCGTCCTGCGCGCCGAGGGCCGCACCGTCCACTTCACCGACGGCAGCAGGAACGACTTCGACCTGATCCTGCTGGCGACCGGCTATGTGCACAAAGTGCCCGTCGCGCAAACCTACTTCGGCGACGAGCAGCACCCCGACCTGTACCTGTCGTCGTTCTCCCGCGAGCACGAGGGGCTGTTCGGCGTCGGCTTCATCGAGACCAACTCCGGCGCCTACCAACTCTTCGACGCCCAGGCGCAGCTGATCGCCGGCTTCGTCCAGGACACCCGCCGGGGCCTGCCGAACGCCGCACGGTTCGCCCGCATGATTCGCAGCGACCGCCCGGACCTGACCGGCGGTCTGCGGTTCGTGGACTCCCCGCGCCACACCGGCTACGTCGACAGCGCCGCGTACACCAAGTACCTCACCAAGACCGCCGCCGCCATGGGCTGGCCCACCGAGGGACGACCTCCGGCCATGCGGGCCGACCGCAGCAAGGAGACGGTGGCATGA
- a CDS encoding MFS transporter: MTASVGATAPPRSAGGGPLAGARRVAATVFAAQGVAVAAVSTTVPAVESRLGLSSLTMTALTIALTLAAGAGSFAGLAAVRRSGPVAVMRAAVLTAAATLLAVAWAPGRAAASAAYVLFGLALGAIDVSVNTRAATVERHYGRSILSSFYAAWSAAGVAAALLTAGLSGLGWPVQHVLTAHAVLVALLALTARPHALTPVPSSSSDRPAPDDTIPGPRVWARLVPFGVVLLVAYVVDSTVSAWSTAYLHQTLAASLAAAPLAYAAYQAGTVTGRVGADLMVRRVGPVAVVRAAALLAAVALAGLAVAPSWPYAVVAACCAGLGVCALTPLCVAAAGRLRPGAPETVLARLNVFNYVGVLVGAGASGGLGATGHFRIAYAIPAALAVALVAMARFFRPTAPGPPHAWTTRRPGSAHVVPVAVDRGRRP; the protein is encoded by the coding sequence ATGACCGCATCCGTCGGAGCGACGGCTCCGCCCCGGTCCGCGGGCGGCGGCCCGCTCGCGGGAGCCCGTCGGGTCGCGGCCACCGTGTTCGCCGCCCAGGGCGTGGCGGTGGCCGCCGTGTCCACCACCGTGCCCGCCGTGGAGAGCCGTCTGGGGCTGTCGTCCCTGACGATGACCGCCCTCACGATCGCCCTGACCCTGGCTGCGGGCGCCGGCAGCTTCGCGGGTCTGGCCGCCGTACGCCGCTCGGGTCCCGTCGCCGTCATGCGCGCGGCGGTTCTGACCGCGGCCGCGACCCTGTTGGCCGTGGCGTGGGCACCCGGCCGAGCCGCCGCCTCGGCGGCCTACGTCCTCTTCGGGCTGGCGCTGGGCGCCATCGATGTGTCCGTCAACACCCGCGCGGCCACCGTCGAACGCCACTACGGGCGCAGCATCCTCTCCTCCTTCTACGCCGCATGGAGTGCCGCGGGCGTGGCAGCCGCGCTGCTGACGGCGGGCCTCTCCGGGCTGGGCTGGCCTGTCCAGCACGTCCTGACCGCGCACGCCGTACTCGTGGCCCTCCTGGCGTTGACCGCCCGGCCCCACGCCCTCACGCCCGTGCCCTCCTCGTCCAGCGACCGCCCGGCGCCGGACGACACGATCCCGGGGCCGCGGGTGTGGGCGCGGCTCGTCCCCTTCGGTGTCGTTCTGCTCGTCGCCTACGTCGTCGACTCCACGGTCTCGGCCTGGTCGACGGCCTACCTTCACCAGACGCTCGCCGCGTCCCTGGCCGCTGCGCCGCTCGCGTACGCGGCCTACCAGGCGGGCACGGTGACCGGCAGGGTGGGCGCCGACCTGATGGTGCGCCGGGTCGGGCCGGTGGCGGTGGTCCGCGCCGCGGCCCTGCTCGCGGCCGTCGCCCTGGCCGGTCTGGCGGTGGCCCCGAGCTGGCCGTACGCGGTCGTCGCGGCATGCTGCGCGGGCCTCGGAGTCTGCGCCCTGACACCGTTGTGCGTCGCCGCGGCCGGCCGGCTGCGACCCGGTGCCCCCGAGACGGTGCTGGCCCGGCTCAACGTCTTCAACTACGTCGGCGTGCTCGTCGGAGCCGGTGCGAGCGGGGGTCTGGGGGCTACGGGCCACTTCCGCATCGCCTACGCGATACCCGCCGCCCTCGCCGTGGCCCTGGTGGCCATGGCGCGCTTCTTCCGCCCGACCGCGCCCGGGCCGCCGCATGCGTGGACAACCCGCCGCCCGGGCTCGGCCCACGTCGTCCCCGTGGCCGTGGACAGAGGTCGTAGGCCCTGA
- a CDS encoding peptidoglycan recognition protein family protein: MPEKNVGDEDVKAAIERTDTGDGPGTDNLDDLPESDFVGEDDAAPGQQATATIPYDCPVANFIDQLSATGHVTHTSYKKTSVTLHHNAGRLSHQGVLDVWTVRPASAHFDVDAAGAVAQYVKVHEYAWAVGNMAGNQTSISIEMANATLAPNWTVDDVTWKNAARLAGWLFAEVIGERPSRSNLFYHHHWSSTVCAGPYMDRIYDEVLAAAQAAYDHFKDTHPTLRPDAEPVPVERRH, from the coding sequence ATGCCCGAGAAGAACGTCGGCGACGAGGACGTGAAGGCGGCCATCGAGAGGACCGACACCGGCGATGGACCCGGCACCGACAACCTTGACGACCTTCCGGAGAGCGACTTCGTCGGCGAGGACGACGCGGCTCCCGGCCAGCAAGCGACCGCCACCATCCCCTACGACTGCCCCGTCGCGAACTTCATCGACCAGCTCAGCGCGACGGGCCACGTCACCCACACGTCGTACAAGAAGACGTCGGTCACGCTGCACCACAACGCCGGCCGGCTTTCGCACCAGGGTGTGCTCGACGTCTGGACGGTACGTCCGGCTTCGGCCCACTTCGACGTCGACGCCGCCGGCGCCGTCGCTCAGTACGTCAAGGTGCACGAGTACGCCTGGGCCGTCGGCAACATGGCCGGCAACCAGACCTCGATCAGCATCGAAATGGCGAACGCAACGCTCGCGCCCAACTGGACGGTCGACGATGTCACCTGGAAGAACGCGGCACGTCTCGCCGGCTGGCTTTTCGCCGAGGTGATCGGCGAGCGCCCCAGCAGGAGCAACCTCTTCTACCACCACCACTGGTCCTCGACCGTCTGCGCCGGCCCGTACATGGACCGGATCTACGACGAGGTCCTGGCTGCGGCGCAGGCGGCGTACGACCACTTCAAGGACACACACCCCACCCTCCGGCCGGATGCCGAGCCGGTACCGGTCGAACGCCGACACTGA
- a CDS encoding methyltransferase domain-containing protein: MGWVTTSTADLWHHYGRARATTDRAVPDAFYWSWGQDAGPGPEALGDLTGRCVGDLGAGAARHAAHLAVHHQPARVVAVDASPAQHDVATDLYAHLAPRLCIVQSGAVPHLEGMTGSYDVLYSVFGAVDFTDPRELLPAAAAALRPGGRLVFATLAHYLSGAPAQPDAVAAYIPAKTPDGETTTMRRWVLQEHVWTKLLDEAGFTNITADVLPATTGGPRTADTLLVSAYHSS, from the coding sequence ATGGGCTGGGTGACCACCAGCACCGCAGACCTCTGGCACCACTACGGTCGCGCCCGCGCCACCACTGACCGAGCCGTTCCCGACGCCTTCTACTGGAGTTGGGGCCAGGACGCCGGGCCCGGCCCTGAGGCCCTCGGTGACCTGACCGGCCGATGTGTGGGCGACCTCGGCGCCGGCGCAGCCCGGCACGCAGCACACCTGGCAGTTCACCATCAGCCGGCCCGGGTCGTCGCCGTCGACGCCTCGCCCGCCCAGCATGACGTGGCAACCGACCTCTACGCTCACCTCGCTCCTCGCCTGTGCATCGTGCAGTCTGGCGCGGTGCCCCACCTGGAGGGGATGACCGGCTCGTACGACGTGCTGTACAGCGTCTTCGGCGCAGTGGACTTCACCGACCCGCGCGAGCTGCTGCCCGCGGCGGCAGCCGCCCTCAGGCCGGGGGGACGACTGGTGTTCGCAACCCTCGCCCACTACTTGAGCGGGGCACCTGCCCAGCCCGATGCTGTGGCTGCCTACATCCCGGCGAAGACACCGGACGGTGAAACCACCACAATGCGCCGCTGGGTCCTTCAAGAGCACGTGTGGACCAAACTGCTCGACGAGGCCGGATTCACCAACATCACTGCCGACGTGCTGCCCGCGACCACCGGCGGGCCTCGCACCGCCGACACTCTGCTGGTGAGCGCCTACCACTCTTCCTAG
- a CDS encoding glycine-rich domain-containing protein — translation MADTAAVASPPAADPTTGPVRCARDAVPADLWDKQVGLLMRDYPYDSVMAARVLGQGYAYLLTAMNHRGEGLGLAPSKLVDIGVHAVILDTVAYAELCEKFNDGEFLHHVPKVDMKNDGSVVKTAHIVAADGWEVDLPLWTDAADCGPCHPGNDSH, via the coding sequence ATGGCAGACACTGCCGCTGTAGCATCCCCTCCGGCCGCCGACCCGACGACCGGTCCGGTCCGCTGCGCGCGCGATGCTGTGCCGGCCGACCTGTGGGACAAGCAGGTCGGGCTCCTCATGCGGGACTACCCCTACGACTCGGTCATGGCCGCTCGGGTCCTCGGCCAGGGCTACGCCTACCTGCTGACTGCGATGAACCACCGGGGCGAGGGGCTGGGGCTTGCGCCCAGCAAGCTCGTCGATATCGGCGTTCACGCGGTCATCCTGGACACCGTCGCGTACGCCGAGCTGTGCGAGAAGTTCAACGACGGCGAGTTCTTGCACCACGTGCCCAAGGTGGACATGAAGAACGACGGCTCCGTTGTGAAGACGGCCCACATCGTCGCCGCCGACGGCTGGGAGGTCGACCTGCCGTTGTGGACGGACGCCGCCGACTGCGGCCCGTGCCACCCCGGCAACGACTCGCACTGA